In Bacillota bacterium, the following proteins share a genomic window:
- a CDS encoding electron transfer flavoprotein subunit beta/FixA family protein gives MRILVCIKQVPETRDVEVDENTGVLKREGVDSKMNPYDLYALEAGVQLKEQLGATVTVITMGPPQAAAVVKEAYMMGADEGILISDRKFAGADTLATAFTLAQGIRQTGPYDLILCGKQTTDGDTAQVGPGIAEFLGLPHVAYVSAILESTLEHITVEMDLADSVQICQVAYPCLLTVTEATNQPRLPSYRLKLATADRPIRTISHGDLPPFEEVYYGLDGSPTQVERIFPPESRTTRNVYRGDAEELAEQVYRQLKEQRFI, from the coding sequence TTGCGGATCTTAGTGTGCATCAAACAGGTCCCGGAGACCAGGGATGTGGAGGTGGATGAGAATACCGGGGTTCTAAAACGAGAGGGCGTTGACAGTAAGATGAACCCCTATGATCTTTATGCCCTGGAAGCCGGGGTGCAGCTGAAGGAGCAACTAGGAGCCACGGTGACAGTGATCACCATGGGTCCTCCCCAGGCCGCCGCGGTGGTCAAGGAGGCATACATGATGGGGGCCGACGAGGGGATCTTGATTTCAGATCGGAAGTTTGCCGGAGCCGATACCCTGGCGACAGCCTTTACCCTGGCCCAGGGGATTAGGCAGACCGGTCCCTACGATCTTATCCTTTGTGGCAAACAGACCACTGACGGTGATACGGCCCAGGTGGGTCCCGGGATCGCCGAGTTCTTGGGGCTGCCCCATGTGGCTTACGTCAGTGCTATCCTGGAGTCGACCTTGGAGCACATTACCGTTGAGATGGACCTTGCAGACAGTGTCCAGATCTGCCAGGTGGCCTATCCCTGTTTGCTCACGGTGACCGAGGCGACAAACCAGCCAAGGCTGCCGTCCTATCGGCTGAAGTTAGCCACCGCCGATCGCCCCATCCGGACGATCAGTCACGGCGATTTGCCCCCCTTTGAGGAAGTCTATTATGGCTTAGACGGCTCGCCCACCCAAGTGGAGCGGATCTTTCCTCCAGAGAGTAGGACCACTAGGAATGTCTACCGGGGCGATGCGGAGGAGTTGGCGGAACAGGTTTATCGGCAACTTAAGGAACAAAGGTTCATTTGA
- a CDS encoding electron transfer flavoprotein subunit alpha — protein MLFIDYDKCDRCGRCIEVCPFGGLEMAEGRVVVNEKCRLCRQCLKHCPQEALSIVRARRKRQDLSAWRGVLVYAEQSAGKIHPVTYELIGKGKELAQKLDQPLSCVLVGHGVREAAQDLLKYGLDKVYVYDYPELKYFSIEPYAAAVGDAIAKLRPSILLIGATSIGRSLAPVLAVRFRTGLTADCTVLDVKENGDLVQIRPAFGGNIMAQIVTPRHRPQMATVRYKVMEPAVASPAVQGEVVVCSLTPEQLQSKVKVLQVTPKPEEASITDAEVIVAVGRGIRSEGDLQLAAELAQLLGGQLGATRPLVENGWLPYTRQIGLSGRTVRPKLLIACGISGAVQFVAGMGNAEQIYAINTDPNAPIFNVATHAIVGDLYQVIPRLIERIKGEGIHGLE, from the coding sequence ATGCTGTTTATTGACTACGACAAGTGCGATCGCTGTGGTCGCTGTATAGAGGTCTGTCCCTTCGGTGGCCTAGAGATGGCGGAAGGGCGGGTTGTTGTCAACGAGAAGTGCCGGCTCTGCCGGCAATGTCTAAAACACTGCCCACAGGAAGCCCTATCCATCGTGCGGGCCCGCAGGAAACGGCAGGATCTGTCCGCCTGGCGAGGGGTCTTAGTCTACGCGGAGCAATCGGCAGGGAAAATTCACCCGGTCACTTACGAACTCATTGGCAAAGGCAAGGAGTTGGCCCAGAAGTTGGATCAGCCCCTAAGCTGCGTTCTGGTGGGCCATGGGGTGCGCGAGGCGGCACAGGACCTACTGAAGTACGGTCTAGACAAAGTCTATGTCTATGACTATCCGGAGTTGAAGTATTTTTCTATCGAACCCTATGCCGCAGCGGTGGGGGATGCGATTGCCAAGTTGCGACCCAGTATTCTTTTGATTGGAGCCACTTCCATCGGCCGTTCTCTGGCCCCCGTTTTGGCCGTGCGCTTCCGTACGGGACTTACCGCGGATTGTACGGTATTGGATGTGAAAGAGAACGGTGATTTGGTCCAGATTCGCCCTGCCTTTGGGGGCAATATTATGGCCCAGATTGTCACACCCCGGCATCGGCCCCAAATGGCCACAGTCCGGTATAAAGTCATGGAGCCGGCGGTGGCAAGTCCAGCGGTCCAGGGCGAGGTGGTAGTCTGTTCCCTCACACCGGAGCAGCTACAGTCTAAGGTAAAGGTCTTGCAAGTTACACCGAAGCCTGAGGAAGCCAGTATTACCGATGCGGAGGTTATTGTGGCTGTGGGCCGGGGGATCCGTTCCGAGGGGGACCTGCAGTTGGCGGCGGAGCTGGCCCAACTCCTGGGGGGGCAGCTGGGAGCTACTCGGCCCCTGGTGGAAAATGGTTGGCTGCCCTATACTCGACAAATTGGTCTGAGCGGTCGAACCGTAAGACCCAAGCTATTGATCGCGTGCGGTATATCAGGAGCTGTTCAGTTTGTGGCAGGTATGGGCAATGCGGAACAGATCTATGCGATCAATACGGATCCTAACGCCCCCATTTTCAACGTGGCCACCCACGCGATTGTGGGGGATCTGTATCAAGTAATTCCGCGGCTCATTGAGCGGATCAAAGGGGAGGGTATCCATGGCTTGGAATAG